The DNA segment AATTGTTTCCGTCAATACAGATGCATTGTGTAAATAAAGGGTGGTGGGCTTATGTTAATACATACTGACAAAAAGGCGTATGTCGTATTTAGTTTATGGCTGCGCATATTCCACTGGACTATGGTGCTTAGTGTAACGGCTTTATTCTGGACTGGCCTATATATTGGTGATCCAGGATTTGCAGCTATTACAGGTAATCCAGAGCCAACCTTTGCTATTGATGGTTGGTTCTCTATGGAAACTATGCGTCGTATCCATTTCATTGCGGGTGTTATCTTAACATTCTCCTTCATCTTCCGATTTGCTGGTGCTCTTTGGAATCGAGGGGACAGATTATTACCTAAATTCCGTCAAAAACGGTATTGGTACGGTCTTAAAGAAACTACATTGCACTATTTGATGATTCCTCAAAAGCATGAACATCATTGGCTTCGTAACTCCTTAGCAAGAACTGCGTACATGATGGTGTACATTATGTTCTTCTTTGAAATCTTAACAGGTTTTGCCATGTTTTCAATGGTTAATCCTAATGGTATTTTAGGAACTTTATTTGCTCCAGTTATTACATTATTTGGTGGTGAATACAAGGTTCATATTATCCATCACTATATTGCTTGGGGTTTCTTGTTCTTTACTATCGTTCATGTGTATATGGCATTCCGAGAAGACGTTATGGAAGAATCTGGCGAAGTATCTGCCATGGTTTCTGGTATGAAGTATTATGCGCATGATCCAATCGATATTGAAGATCTCAATGGCAAACGCCGTCGTGGTGAACGTATCGATAAACCATCTGGTACAACATATCGTCCAAGTGATCCTAACGATCCTAGAGAAAGAGAATTACAAGAAAATGACTAATACAAGTACTGAAATCATCAGTGGCTTGGAACAATACGCGGACTCAGAGGGTCCGCGTATTGATTTAAATAGCCTTTATGATGATGGTAATAATGAAATCGTCCTACTCGGTGTAGGTAATATATTACTTACTGACGAGGGATTAGGGGTTCATGTAGTAAAAGAGTTAAAAGAGTCTTTCACATTTACACCATCTATTTCTATTATTGATGGTGGAACGATGGGAATGGAACTGCTTACGTATATGCGTGGTATGAAGAAAATCCTGCTCGTAGATGCTATCAATGGTGGGGAAGTACCTGGAACAATATATGAGTTTCCACATAAGGAATTAGAACAATATTTCACAGAACATATTTCTGTACACGAAGTAGGTATGCAAGATATTTTGCGCATCCGCGCCATTCAAGAGGATCCATTAGAGGATGCAGTAGTTATTGGTGTAGAACCAGAATCATTAGAGATTGGTTTTGAACCTAGTGCACCTGTACAACGAGCTTTACCAGAGGTGAAAGAGCGTGTACTCAATGTGTTACGAGAATGGGGCGTAACTGCAGAACCTAACACTTAAACTAATCGGTTTATAAGATGTAAAATTATCTCTAATAGGAGTATTTATGATTGAGAATTATGGTAATGTTCGCGCCGTTTTAAATGAGTTGCGTTTAGCACTTAAAAATTTGCGTGAAACAGGTGAGACTTATTCTATTTATATAGAGAAAACAGGTCTTGCAGAAGAAGAGCAAGTGGAGGTATTAGAAACACTTGGTCGTGGTCATATTACGATTAACTTCAATGAAACAGATCAGCCTGTAGAGTGGTATGAATCTCAATTCTCTGGAATTTGGATTGGCACCTTTAAAAATGGCCGAGATGATTCGATTTTGCACACTGTAGAGGTTGCTAAGTATCCAGTCATAGCTGGTGCATATGAAGAGGATATGGAACTAGCAGAGGCGGATTTACAATCTTGGATTGATGCTGCTGGCCTATAATATAAGAGACCCTTATCAGGGTCTCTTTCTTCTCTGTAGGAGAATATTTTGGTGATTTAGTTAGTTGGAATCATTAAATTAGCTTTGTTTTTTATAATGTTAGTATTTTATTCATATTTTGGGTATATATAATTGGTTTATATATAGAAAAATTTGTAAAATTACGATGAGTTTTATGAAAATAAAATGAAATCAGTTAAATTTCTTGTATTTGGTTAAGAAAATATATTTGATTTTTTGATTAATTGTTGGTTTAGCTAGTTAATAACAGCATTTATTATAATTTTACTGATATAAATTTATTTTATAATACTGTTTATTAAGTAGTTTTGTATATAAAATAATATTTTACTTATTTGATATACTTATATATAAGGTAAATGAAGAGAAAAAGCGGTAGAGTGCGAAAAAATCGCTTATTTACTGAATTTGTAGATATAAATTTGCCTATTGTTAACCTTGATGATTTGCCTTAATTTACTAATTAACTTAAAATATGTGAGTAAAATACTTTGGAGGATTTATGTTACTTTCTATTGTAGTGCCTGTATATAACGAAGAAGAGAACATAGCGAATTTTTATAAAGCTGTAACTGATGTTATGTCAGGACTCACGTACGATTATGAAATAATCTTCGTAGACGACGGTTCTAGTGATTCGTCATCTATGATATTACGTGAAATTGCTTACAATGATAAACATGTCAAAGTGTTATTGCTTGCTCGTAATTTTGGGCATCAGACTGCGCTTACTTGTGGTCTTGATTATGCTCATGGAGATGCAGTTATTACAATGGACGGTGACATGCAGCATCCACCGGCTTTGATTCCTGAACTCATTCGGTTGTGGGAATCGGGGTATGATGTAGTGCGCACCATACGCGATTCAACTGAAGATGCTAGTTGGGCTAAATCTTTCACGTCTAAGTATTATTACAAACTAATGAACAAAATGGCCGATGTTCCTATTGTTGAAGGGGGATCTGATTTCCGCCTCATGAATAGTAAAGCATTGGGCACATTGAAACGGTTCAGAGAACATGGTCGTTTCTTGCGCGGTATTGTTGGTGCCTTAGGGTATAGACAAGCTGAGTTGCACTTTGTAGCGCCACCTCGTTTTGCAGGGGTCTCAAAGTTTAGTGTGCGTAAAATGATACGATTTGCTCTCGATGGGGTAACCGCCTTTTCAAGAGTTCCTTTACGGGCTGCTTTGTACGTCGGTGTACTATGTGGTGGGTTGAGCTTCTTGCTTATATTGCACCTCTTGTATGTATATCTTACGGGTCAAGCCTTGAATGGATGGACTACCTTGGGCGTATCAATTTTGTTCATTGGTGGGATTCAACTCGTCGGACTGGGAATTATTGGCGAGTATGTAGGTCGTATTTTTGAAGAGGTGAAGCAACGGCCTTTGTATTGGGTTAAGTCAGCTATAAACTTTGATGAGCATGAAGAGGCTCCATTACTTGGACCTAGTAGTGCAGATGTGTTTATGGCACCTGAGACTTATACTAACAAAAGCAAAGAAGACTAGCTGTATTTGTGAATGCAAATAAATAGACGGTTAGTATATTTTGAATAAATAACTTACTTTAAAAGTTTTGGAAAGGAAGCATATGAAGTCAAAATATAGTAAGGTTAAAATAACGGCATTAACATTAACTTTTGTGTGTGCCACAACAGCCATGGTAGGTGCAACAACATTACAATATGGTGATAAGGGCAAAAGTGTTACAGCGGTTCAACAACAACTAATTAAACACGGTTATAATGCTACAGATAAAAATGGTGTATATGGTAAAGAAACGAAATGGGCAGTTCGTCTGTTCCAACAAGATCGTGGCTTACCAGTGGACGGTATCGTAGGTCCTGCTACATATAATGCATTGATGAGCGCTCCTCGTTCTACGAAGGCAGTATTGACTCAAAATGCGGCGACTAAAGCAGTAGCGACGAAATCCGCTTTCACAAACAGCAATGCGACGTCTCGTCGTATCTCAGGTCAATCCATTACTGGCAAAAATATTAAATTAAATAATATTACGAAGAGCGAAACACCAAATAGCATCCATGCTATCTTGGCAGAAGCGGACAAATATCGCGGTGTACCATATGTATTTGGCGGTACTACTCCAAGTGGTTTTGACTGCTCTGGTTATGTTAAATATGTATTTGCGAAACAAGGTATCTCTTTACCACGTTTGGCAGATGAACAATATAACGTAGGTGTTGAAGTTTCTCGTGCAAACTTGAAAGCCGGGGATTTGGTATTCTTTGAAACATATGAACCAGGTCCGTCTCACTCCGGTATTTATATTGGTGATGGCAAGTTCATCAGCGCCACTTCCAGTCGTGGTGTAGCAGTAGCAGATCTTGATACTGGCTATTGGGGTGAACGCTATATCGGCGCAAAACGCGTTATATAGGCTAATACAATACTAGCTTTAAAAGAGGCTATACGAATCAATTATGTTCTGTTGATTTGTATAACCTCTTTTTCGTTTATGTAAATCTTGAATTTTATCCTAACTTTTTCTCATTGTAAAAGTATAGGAACTCCGCATGACCTCAATGTTTTTGATAGATTTTATATCGGTTTTACGTTATAATGAAGAGTAAATAATTTTAGGAGGAATATACACATGAAGGGTAATGAACTGCGTCAAGCATACTTGCAGTTTTTTGAAAGCAAAGGACATTTAAAATTAGATAGTTTTTCTCTTATTCCAGAAAACGATCCGTCTCTATTATTGATCGGGGCAGGTATGGCGCCATTAAAGCCTTTCTTTACAGGTAAATTGGTACCTCCTTGTCATCGTATTACAACAAGCCAAAAATGTATGCGTACTGGTGACCTTGAAAACGTAGGCCGCACAGCTCGTCACCATACATTCTTTGAAATGCTTGGTAACTTCTCCTTCGGTGATTACTTCAAAAAAGAAGCGATTCACTGGGCATGGGAGTTCTTAACTGAAGTTATTAAACTCGACAAAAATAGATTATATGTAACTGTATATCCGGATGACCAAGAAGCATATGATACATGGCACAACGACTGTGGCGTAGAAGAAAGTCACATTACACGCCTTGAAGATAACTTCTGGGAAATTGGTGAAGGCCCATGCGGTCCTGATAGTGAAATCTTCTTCGATCAAGGTCCTGAACATGGTTGTGATGATCCTAACTGTGCACCAGGTTGTGACTGCGACCGTTACCTCGAAATCTGGAACTTAGTATTCACACAATTCAATAAAATGCCAGATGGTTCCTACGAACCATTGCAACATAAAAACATCGATACTGGCGCTGGTCTTGAACGATTGGCTTCCGTATTACAAGGTTGTAAAACAAACTTTGAAACTGATTTGATTTACCCAATCATCGAAGCGACTGCAAAACGCGCTGGTGTTACATATAACGAAGATCCAAATACAGATGTTTCTTTGAAGGTTATTGCTGACCACGCTCGTGCTGTTACTGCATTGATCTCTGATGGCGTATTGCCATCCAACGAAGGTCGTGGTTACGTATTACGTCGTATTTTACGTCGTGCTGTACGTCATGGCCGTTTGCTTGGTATTGAAAGCATCTTCTTAACACCACTTATTGATGTAGTCGTAGACATTCTTGGCCCTGGTATTAAATCCATCGCAGAAAAACAAGACTTCGTTAAACGTGTTGTACAAAATGAAGAAGAACGCTTCAACCAAACATTGGAACAAGGTCTTGAGTTATTAAACTCCTTGATTGATACACTTGCTGCTGAAAAAGCAACTGTAGTGCCTGGTACAGAAGTATTCAAATTATATGATACATACGGATTCCCTTGGGAATTAACAGAAGAAATTGCTTCTGAACGCGGCTTTACAATCGACCATGAAGGTTTTGAAGCAGCTATGAAGGAACAACGTGAACGCGCTCGTGAAGCTCGTGTAAAAGAAGATGCTAAGGTAGCAACACCTGACATCACATTCTTGAAAGACGAAGAGCTTCTTGAAGATGAAGCTGTAACTGCTTCTTCCGTATTAATGATCGGCAAAGGCTCTGAACGTTTGCAAACAGCTGCTGATGGCGATGAAATTACTGTTATCGTGCGCACCACACCATTCCACGCTGAAGGGGGCGGTCAATTAGGTGATACAGGCTTTATCGTTGGCCCAATGGGTAAGGTAGAGGTTCATAATACAAAACGTTTACCTGAAGGCACTGTATACCATATCGGTACTGTTGTGGAAGGTTCCATTTCCGAAGGCGATGATGTAACGCTTGAAGTAGATACAAATCGCCGTGCTGCTATGGCTCGTAACCATACAGCAACACATTTGTTACATGCAGCATTGAAAAAGGTTCTAGGCGAGCATGTTAACCAAGCAGGTTCCTTAGTAACTCCAGATTACTTGCGTTTTGACTTCACTCACTTCTCTCCTGTAACACAAGAGGAACTTGATCAAATTGAAGCTCTTGTAAATGAAGAGATTTTAAAAGCTACAGATTTAGCTATTGCTGAAATGTCTATGGACGAAGCAAAAGCTAAAGGTGCGATGGCACTCTTTGGCGATAAATATGGTGATGTAGTTCGCGTTGTAGAGGTTCCTGGTTTCTCCGTTGAATTATGTGGCGGTTCTCATGTAGGCAATACAGCTTTCATTAGTTCCTTCCGCTTAACATCTGAAGCGGGTATCGGCTCTGGTGTACGTCGTATTGAAGCAATTACAGGTCGCGCAGCTCTAAATGCAGCAAAACATGATCGCTTGACTATCGAACGCATGGCAGGCGAACTTAAAACTAAAGCACCTCAAGTAGAAGAACGTTTACATCAAGTATTGGCAGAAGCAAAAGAAACTGCTAAAGAATTAGAACAAATTCGCAAAGAGGTTTCTGCAGCTGGTGCGGCAGATATCATTGCTGGTAAGGTAATGATTGGCGATGTAGCATTTGTAGCGGCTGCTGTAAAAGCATCCTCTATCG comes from the Veillonella dispar genome and includes:
- a CDS encoding HyaD/HybD family hydrogenase maturation endopeptidase, whose protein sequence is MTNTSTEIISGLEQYADSEGPRIDLNSLYDDGNNEIVLLGVGNILLTDEGLGVHVVKELKESFTFTPSISIIDGGTMGMELLTYMRGMKKILLVDAINGGEVPGTIYEFPHKELEQYFTEHISVHEVGMQDILRIRAIQEDPLEDAVVIGVEPESLEIGFEPSAPVQRALPEVKERVLNVLREWGVTAEPNT
- the cybH gene encoding Ni/Fe-hydrogenase, b-type cytochrome subunit; the encoded protein is MLIHTDKKAYVVFSLWLRIFHWTMVLSVTALFWTGLYIGDPGFAAITGNPEPTFAIDGWFSMETMRRIHFIAGVILTFSFIFRFAGALWNRGDRLLPKFRQKRYWYGLKETTLHYLMIPQKHEHHWLRNSLARTAYMMVYIMFFFEILTGFAMFSMVNPNGILGTLFAPVITLFGGEYKVHIIHHYIAWGFLFFTIVHVYMAFREDVMEESGEVSAMVSGMKYYAHDPIDIEDLNGKRRRGERIDKPSGTTYRPSDPNDPRERELQEND
- a CDS encoding hydrogenase expression/formation C-terminal domain-containing protein, with the translated sequence MIENYGNVRAVLNELRLALKNLRETGETYSIYIEKTGLAEEEQVEVLETLGRGHITINFNETDQPVEWYESQFSGIWIGTFKNGRDDSILHTVEVAKYPVIAGAYEEDMELAEADLQSWIDAAGL
- a CDS encoding NlpC/P60 family protein; translated protein: MKSKYSKVKITALTLTFVCATTAMVGATTLQYGDKGKSVTAVQQQLIKHGYNATDKNGVYGKETKWAVRLFQQDRGLPVDGIVGPATYNALMSAPRSTKAVLTQNAATKAVATKSAFTNSNATSRRISGQSITGKNIKLNNITKSETPNSIHAILAEADKYRGVPYVFGGTTPSGFDCSGYVKYVFAKQGISLPRLADEQYNVGVEVSRANLKAGDLVFFETYEPGPSHSGIYIGDGKFISATSSRGVAVADLDTGYWGERYIGAKRVI
- the alaS gene encoding alanine--tRNA ligase — its product is MKGNELRQAYLQFFESKGHLKLDSFSLIPENDPSLLLIGAGMAPLKPFFTGKLVPPCHRITTSQKCMRTGDLENVGRTARHHTFFEMLGNFSFGDYFKKEAIHWAWEFLTEVIKLDKNRLYVTVYPDDQEAYDTWHNDCGVEESHITRLEDNFWEIGEGPCGPDSEIFFDQGPEHGCDDPNCAPGCDCDRYLEIWNLVFTQFNKMPDGSYEPLQHKNIDTGAGLERLASVLQGCKTNFETDLIYPIIEATAKRAGVTYNEDPNTDVSLKVIADHARAVTALISDGVLPSNEGRGYVLRRILRRAVRHGRLLGIESIFLTPLIDVVVDILGPGIKSIAEKQDFVKRVVQNEEERFNQTLEQGLELLNSLIDTLAAEKATVVPGTEVFKLYDTYGFPWELTEEIASERGFTIDHEGFEAAMKEQRERAREARVKEDAKVATPDITFLKDEELLEDEAVTASSVLMIGKGSERLQTAADGDEITVIVRTTPFHAEGGGQLGDTGFIVGPMGKVEVHNTKRLPEGTVYHIGTVVEGSISEGDDVTLEVDTNRRAAMARNHTATHLLHAALKKVLGEHVNQAGSLVTPDYLRFDFTHFSPVTQEELDQIEALVNEEILKATDLAIAEMSMDEAKAKGAMALFGDKYGDVVRVVEVPGFSVELCGGSHVGNTAFISSFRLTSEAGIGSGVRRIEAITGRAALNAAKHDRLTIERMAGELKTKAPQVEERLHQVLAEAKETAKELEQIRKEVSAAGAADIIAGKVMIGDVAFVAAAVKASSIDELRDLADMGLDQLNGSGVVLVGAAMGDDKVNFVCKVSKDVVAKGAKAGNIVKAAAQVAGGNGGGRPDMAQAGGKEPAKLAEALKAGGEALTSMLQ
- a CDS encoding glycosyltransferase family 2 protein translates to MLLSIVVPVYNEEENIANFYKAVTDVMSGLTYDYEIIFVDDGSSDSSSMILREIAYNDKHVKVLLLARNFGHQTALTCGLDYAHGDAVITMDGDMQHPPALIPELIRLWESGYDVVRTIRDSTEDASWAKSFTSKYYYKLMNKMADVPIVEGGSDFRLMNSKALGTLKRFREHGRFLRGIVGALGYRQAELHFVAPPRFAGVSKFSVRKMIRFALDGVTAFSRVPLRAALYVGVLCGGLSFLLILHLLYVYLTGQALNGWTTLGVSILFIGGIQLVGLGIIGEYVGRIFEEVKQRPLYWVKSAINFDEHEEAPLLGPSSADVFMAPETYTNKSKED